AATCCATTGGGAAGTATCATTTATATAGATATTCCCGGAGATGATGGTGTTGTTGTTTGTACGGAGTATACAAATAGTTATTGGTACTTTATGACTATGAACGCTCCTTATGCAGGTAATCACCCTGTAAGTGGTACACGTCAATTTGGCTATGAACAAAATGCTAATGGTTCATTTAACTTTTTTGTTCGAGGTGTCGACAGAATTGATTCAGGTGTAATGGAGCTTTTAGCATCATCTCAAATTTTTGGAGGTGCGGATTCTTTATGGGCTTTCTTCCAAGCTAAAACGAGTCAATTTGTCAATAATAATGGAGGTTCTTCAACTATTGTAACACCTGTAAAGAACAGACCAGATTGGGATAAAGTAGAAGAAGTATTGAGTGGAGAAAGACCAATTAGTGATTTAGGATGCAATTAATTATTAAATAATGAAAAAAATAATTTTCACGCTATTAATTATATCACTAATTACTTTTTTTATAAAAAGTATTTTAGACATAGCATTACGATGGTTTTTAGTTTTAGGAGAAGTTAGGGAAAGTTTATATGGTATTTTTAGCCCATTAGGTTATATAAAGCTAAGCTTTATATTTCATTTTTGGGCTTACTTCCTAATATCAATTTTGTTATATTTTGTTATATCATCATTTAAGAAGCTTAAAATTTTGGCGTTGTATATTTTGTCTTTCTTTATAGTTATTTTGATTTGTCTTAACGATCATAATTATCAATTTCCGATGAAGCAATACCATTTTCCTTCAAAACAAGTTTTTAATTATATACTTGTAAAAGAAATTATTGTTTATTTAGTATCACTATTTATAATGATTTATATGCTAAAAAAGACAATTAAAAAATGATCTTAAATCTACTATATATCGAGAAAAAAACAGATTAAATGCTGATGAACAAGCAGAAGGAGGCATTAAATAATGAACAACAAAATAATGATAATGCTGTTTCAAATAAAACATGTAATTAAAAAGGTCTCCCTATTAAGTTTTGTATTTCTGATTCTAAGTTGTAGGGAATCAAAAGGAGATGATGTTATTTCAATTAACAAAAGAGCTAACTTTACAACGAAAGCAATATCTCGTTACTATAAATTTCGTTTTTTTAATGAAAGTCCTGTCAGAATTACTAAAGGATATGACAAAAAAACAGCAAATTATCTGGGCCTCAACAGAGGAGCAAGAAAAATTGGATATTCGTTTTTCCAATAGATTTAAAGTACTTGATAGCTTATTAGCAAAGAAAGATATAGCATCATTATTAGAACAAATCCGTAATTTAAGTGATTGGCAAGAAAAAGACTTGAATAAAATACATGACTTCAAAATATCTTTTAATTCCAATTCAAACAGAATATCAAAACCTATTTATACACTGAATAAGAAATATGCAATTATTTGTTACGACTTTTCTTATACGGATAAGAATATTATTATTTATAAAAAAGTAAATAATAACTGGGTTTATGTAAGCATTATTAAAAATATATTATAACTGTAATAATCAATGGGCATTTTAAATCTCTGACTTGTTGTCTGATTCCTGTAGTAGCTTGAATATCATTTAATTTCAAACAGATTTTAAAAGAAGTAACTTTAGAACTTTCTAACTTTTCCACTATTCTATTTTTCGATGCTAATTTGTATCTTGCAAGCGTTAACCCGGTTTTATGTCTTCTAAATTTGATTCTTATCAAAAACGCAGATTACGATCTTCTTATTTTTCTGTTGTTGTAAGCATTGCTTTGGTGCTGTTTATGGTAGGTATTTTGAGTTTGGTATTGTTAAAATCTACAAAAGTTGCGAATCTTTTTAAAGAACAGGTAGCAATAACGCTCTTTTTAAAAAAGGGTCTCACAAAAAATAATATTGAAAACCTGAAAGCATCTTTGGAAAAAGAAAAATTTACCAGAAAAATTGTGTATATAACGAAAGAAGAAGCTGCCAAAACATATCGTAAAGAGATAGGGGAGGATTTCTTAATATTTTTAGGCGAAAATCCTCTAAAAGACGGAATAGACGTATATGTAAAAGCCGAATTTGTAACTCCTTCAAAAATGCTTGAATTAGAAAAAAAATTCAAAGAAAATGCCTTTGTTTCCGAGGTTTCCTACGACAAGCCTTTAATACGATTACTTACCAAAAATATACAAAAGATCAGTTTTTGGTTATTGGTCATAAGTAGTTTTTTTGGATTGATTTCTATTATTCTGATTAACAGCTCTATACGCTTGTCTATCTATTCAAAAAGATTTAATATCAAAACCATGCAAATGGTAGGTGCCACAAAAAATTTTATTCGAAAACCTTTTATTTGGAACAGTATAAAATTAGGCTTCTTAGGTGCTATCCTTGCATTAGCGGGAATCTCTTTTATCATTTATTATTTGGATAAAGAAATTCCGGGGTTAGCATTAACAGAAGATTATATAACATTGAGTTATTTGGCCGGAGGTGTATTGATCATGTCGTTTTTAATTAGTTGGATCAGTACATTTTTTGCTACACAACGTTTTTTAAACTTACAAACAAACGAATTATATTATTGAAAATATGAATACAAAAAATAATAAACCGGAATTTTTATTCGGAAAAAAGAATTACCAATTTATGTTTATAGGCATTGCTATAATTGCGCTTGGGTTTATTTTGATGGCCGGTGGCGGAAGCGATGATCCTGAAATCTTTAACGAAGCTATTTATAGTTGGAGACGTATCCGTTTAGCTCCTACATTGGTTATCATAGGATTGGGTGTGGAAATTTATGCTATCATGCTAAAACTCAAAAAATAAATGGATATTTTGGGGGCTGTTATTCTGGCAATTATTGAAGGAATTACAGAATATTTGCCTATTTCTTCTACAGGACATATGATCATTGCCTCTTCGTTTATGAAAATTGCCGGTGATGATTTTACAAAACTATTCACCATCGTCATTCAGTTAGGTGCTATTTTATCTGTAGTTGTTTTATACTGGAAACGCTTTTTTCAAAGCGTTGATTTCTATTTAAAACTAATGGTTGCATTTGTACCTGCTATTATTTTAGGCCTTTATTAAATAACATTATTGATGATCTTCTGGAAAGCCCCATAACAGTTGCCATATCACTAATTATAGGCGGATTTATCTTATTAAAAGTAGATGATTGGTTTAAAAAAAATGAAGAATTTGACAAAGCAAACCAAACAGCACATACGGAAATTAATTACATGACTGCTTTAAAAATTGGTTTTTTTCAGTGCTTGGCAATGATTCCCGGAACATCAAGAAGTGGAGCAAGTATCGTAGGAGGAATGACTCAAAAAATAAATAGAAAAACCGCAGCGGAATTTTCTTTTTTTCTGGCAGTACCCACCTTGTTGGGCGCAACCTTGAAAAAAGGATATGATTATTATAATGCCGGTTTTGAACTAACTGACCAACAAATCAATTACCTGATTATTGGAAATATCATTGCTTTCGTAGTAGCGTTGATTGCCATCAAATCGTTTATTGATTATCTAAGTAGAAAAGGATTTAAAATCTTTGGATATTATCGTATACTACTAGGTATCTTTCTTCTGATAACTCACTTTTTTGTTTATAAATTGACCATCTAAATTGCATGACTGCAGAAGATTATAAAGAGGGGCAGGTTTTACTTATCAACAAACCATTATACCAAACTTCATTTCAGGTGGTAAATAAAATTCGTTGGCACATTAAACAACGTTTTAATATTCGTAAAATAAAGGTAGGGCATGCCGGGACTTTAGACCCGCTGGTTACCGGATTATTAATTATTTGTACCGGAAAACAGACTAAAAATATTAGCAAGTATCAAAGTGAGGTAAAAGAATACATCGGTACTATTACCTTAGGAGGAACCACTCCCAGTTTTGATCTGGAAACGGAAGTTGATCAAAAGTACCCCATAGACCATATTCATAGCGATTTCATATATGAGACCGCTCAAAAATTCATAGGCCGTATTCAACAAAAACCTCCTATCTTTTCAGCTGTAAAAAAAGACGGAAAACGATTATATGAATTGGCAAGAGAAGGCAAAACTGTAGATATCGAACCCAGGAAAGTTACGATTTCCGAGTTTGAAATTACTACCATTGAGCTCCCGAAGATACAATTTAGAGTCGTTTGCAGTAAAGGAACTTACATTCGTTCTTTAGCAAATGATTTTGGCAAAGCACTACAATCCGGAGGACATTTATCTGAACTACAAAGAACAAAAATTGGAGATTTTTCAGTTACATCTGCTATTTCTTTGGACGGTTTTATTAAAAATTTAAACGAATTTAAAGCGTAAGTTTTATATTTACCTGAAAACAAGCATAATAGACTTTAATTTACATAAGAAAAAAATGAAAAAAACATATACACTGGCACTAATACTGATGTCATTTTTCGGATGCTTTTCACCCGAAGGTAACAACGAAGTAGCGAATTTGGAAATTCGAATTTCTAATATAAGTCGATTCAATTATGAAAATATAAAGGTAAATGCATCAGGAGAGACAGTATATTTTGGAAATCTTAACTCAAATTCAAAATCCGAATATAAAACGTTCGATGTTGCTTACAGATACGTTTTTGTTGAGTTTCAAATCGATGGAGAAACGTTTACTCTTCAGCCCATTGATTATGTCGGAGAAACACCCTTGGGAAACGGAAAGTATAGCTACGAAATAGATATTGACCCGAACAGTCAATTTCAAAAGGTGATGCTGAAATTAAAACACGAAAACCTTTGCAGAATTAAAAAGGCACTGGTATTTTAACTTTATTTTCCTTAAAAAATAAAGTTTGAAAGTTGAAAAGTCAGAAAGTGTTAAAACTTATTATTTAAGTGAACTTTTAACTTCTTGGGGCTTTTCAACTTTCAAACTGTACTAAATCCTTTACTTAGAAATAATCACCTTCTTAATTCCTGCTTTATTTCCTTGTTTTATTTTTAACAAATAGATGCCGTTGGAAATAGCATTTACATCTATTTTCTTAGAAAAGAATCCGGTTGTAATTGTATTATCCTTACTGGCATAAATAAGTCTTCCTTGTAAATCATATAATTGGAGAACCATCGCATCATTTAAAGATGTGTCAACACTTACATTAATTTCTCCTGTTGATGGATTTGGAAAAACCGAAATACTTCCTAAGTCAAAACTATCAAGACTGGCAGTTGCTGAAATACTCACCGTTTGGTTTGGCAACCATCCATTGGTTCCATTTAAAATATCTACTTTAAACTCATCATTAAATACGCTTGTTTGTGAGTTTGTAAAAGCCATTCTTCCCAGATTAATATCTTCCTGTGTAAATGTATCGCTAACAATTATCGGTATTCCGTTTTTGGTTATACTTCCCAAAGCCGGTGCTACCACTAAAGTATATACTTGTTGAGCAGCAGTTTCTGACGCAGTAGTAGCTTCCATATGAGTAGCCATTATCGTTTCACTTGCATTTGCAACTGCAGTCAAAACATTGGAGGTAAATGCAGGAGGGCTGCTGTTAGGTTCTTTTGTACAAATAGTAATACTTGCTGCAGCAATATTTCCTCCATCATCGGCAACAAGGTCTCTCATGGCTATAAACCAGGTTCCCATAGCATTTTTTCCTCTTTCGGCACTTAGCTTTTCTGCCGGTGCAATGGTACCCGTTATTGCCGGTGCCAAGGGACTGCATGAAAGTACTGATCCGTCATCGTCAAAAGTAGCGTCTATATTATCCGTACCGTCACATGGGTTATTTAAAAAATAAATATTATTAGACCCTAACGCATTTGGTTCTTGTATGAATACCCTTAAGTTAGACACATTTGTATGATTAATGGTAACAGAAGCTGTTAGTTTATCAATTACTATATTGTCTGTTACTGCAATAGGAACTGAGGCTATTTCATTTGCTTCCAGGCCGCCCACAAACCCGGATGAAAAATCGGTTGCTGTATACGTGTAAGAACAGTTTGCTATTCCTGTTTGAAAACTCCTTATTTCTGAAAAAGAAGAATTAGTCCCGCAAGTGTTCTCAGGTTTTACTCTCCAGTAATAGACGGTGTCTTCAGAAAGCCCCGTTGCAATAAAGTCTGTATCCGTTTCATTTCCGGAAGCTATGATAGTAGAAAATGACGGGGTATCCGATACCTGTACCAGATATGATTGTGCATTGATATTGTTTTGCCATGTTAAGGGCGTCTGACTCATAGAAACCTCTCGTTCCCCATCCGCCGGAGTGCTTAATACAACAGGGTGGTTTGTAAAATCATCTTTAAAAATTCTTACTTGTACCGTTTCTCTTTTTGATATGTTTCCATTATTTCCTACAATATCCACACTATATGTTCCCGGGTCTAATCCATCCAAATTTTCAAAAGTTACCGTAAAATTACCATCTGCACTTAAGCTTGTCGTTGAAAAGTTAGCTGTCATGCCCGTAGGTAAATTTTCTGCTGTAAAATTGGTAGTGGTGGGTATTGACTGCCTGTAATTAAAATTAAAAAGTGCATTGCCGGAGGTACATGTATCAACAGCAGAAGTTGTTGTAGCTATTGTAAAATCTGAAGAAATCCCTGTAACAATCAGCGAAAACCTTTGACTTCCGTTTGTCAATGTACCTTTATGAGTTACTGTAATCGTATAATCTCCGGAACCAACTCCTACATCTACTCTTTCATAAGGATCAACTATATTGTCTCCTTTATCATTTGTGTTTACACTTGTTAACCTCCAAGGCATAAAGGTCCCTGTCGTATTTGATACTCTGATATCCAAATCATTTACCAGTACCGGTGTTCCGTCATTTGCAACTCCGCTAACAGCTGTTCCGGGAACATCTGTCCAGCTGATAGAAGCTATCAAAGGATTGACTCCGTCTGCCTTGACCGTTAAGGTATGGGTTTCTCCCTGAGAAAGTTCTAATTCTCTAATTTCTGAAAGCAGTCCTCTATCTGTAATGGTTTCCGCGGCTTTTTTAGCATTTAATAAGCCCCAGCCCCAAGTAGCATCTGGTCCAGGTACTGTGAAGCTTCCGTCATCTGCCGTATGGAGTGCCAGTCCTTTCAAAGTGGCTGCTCTCATAAACACTCCTTGCGTGTTATTATAGTGTTGTTGCAATAACAACAAAGAACCACATACATTTGGAGAAGACATGGAGGTTCCCGATATTCTTGCATATGCATTGTCAGCAGATTCAAAAGTAGAATGTAAACTTGTACCATTTCCGGTAATATCCGGTTTTATTCTTAAATCATCCGTTGGTCCTTCAGAGCTACCGCCGTTTATAGATACAAAATTTAATGTTCCATCGCCATTAATAGTGGCATCCTGAGCATTTGCCACTACCAGATTGTTTTTAGATGTAGACCATCCTGTTAGTTTATCAAATGACGCATTTCCTGCTAATGGAACTGCATTAGAGGTATTATCATTTCCACTATTTCCTGCAGATGTAACATTTAAGTAATACGGTGCATTGTATAGGATCTCATCAAGGTTTCTGGAATTGCTTATATAGGCACCTGCTATCCAATCCGAAACATCTTCCAAGGCAAAACCATAGGAATGATTGGAAAGCAGCATTCCGTTTGCTGCAGCATCTGTTATCTCACTTTCATCATTGTTCCAATCATGTCCAATTCCCTTTGCCTGAGGAGTCATTCCCTTAGCTTCAGCATCTACTCCGGAAGCTATAATGATTCCTGTTACATGCGCCCCATGAAAACTCAATGTACTTGTCCCATCTCCAATAGAATACCTGTTATCCCCTCCTGCTCCGTCATATTCCTGATGTGTACTTCTTGCCAATCCTCCGTCCCAGATATAGGCAGTCATTCCCTGCCCTTCCAGGTTTAAACCTAAGCCTCCGTTGTTGTGTAACCAGTTTGTCCTTGTAGATAATGCCGCATCAGAGTTATCCGTTTTATAATACATTGGAAAGCCATCCTCCGAAACTTTCATAAGTTCATAAAGGGTTCCGTTACTGTTGGTATACTTGATGCGCCAACCTTTTCGGATGGCCATTGCTATGGCTTTTTCTTTTTCTCTTAAGAAATTAGATTTGAATGTTTCCGATAAACTTGATAACTTATTTAGGTTATAATTTTTTTTTATTTCTTCTATTTGTAACCTTGTTTGTGAAAAACTAGAAAAAGAGGATACTAAAAAAAAGCATACAATTAATTTTTTGAAAGATTTTTGTGTCATTGCATTTAGAATTTCTCACGAATATAAGGATTTTTATTGTCTTCGTTTAGAATTATGGATCAATCCGAAAACTTGTGGGATTTTAAAGATATTATTGAAAACATTTAAGTTGAGTCAATCGCAAAAGCATCATTCAATAGAGTTTAAAAACTTAATAAACAGTTATTTAATGGATATTCATTTAAAAAAAATCTGAAATGGTAAAATTTTTATTCAAGTCTTCCTCACAACTTTTTTGCTTGATCCGGAATTATTCTTTTTAAATCAATTTTACAACGTTTTCATATCTGACTAATTTAGTTTATTTGTGAGTTTCGAAAATTCTTTTTTTGCTTCTTTCCCACCATAGAGTACATGATAAACTGCATTAATGATAGGTGTGTTTACTCCGTTTTGCTCATTTATGTTATACGCGCTTTTTGTAGCATAATAGCCTTCTGCTACCATGCTCATTTCGAGCATTGCAGATTTCACTGTATATCCTTTGCCTATCATATTTCCAAACATCCTGTTCCTACTGAAAGTAGAATATCCCGTTACCAACAGATCTCCCAAATATGCCGAATTATTGATGTTTCTTTTCATTTTATGGACCTTCCTGATAAAGCGCTTCATTTCTCTAATGGCATTACTCATCAAAACCGATTGAAAATTATCTCCGTAACCCAGCCCATGAGATATCCCTGCTGCAATTGCATAAATATTTTTTAACATTGCCGCATATTCCGTTCCTATAATATCGTCTGAAATTTTAGTTTTTATATACCTCCCTTTTAAACAATGACTTACTGCTTTTGCTTTTGCTTCGTCTTTACAGGCAATTGTTAAATAAGAAAGTCTTTCCATGGCAACTTCTTCTGCATGACATGGCCCTGTAATGACGCCAATATCTTCATAGGGAATTGCATATTGCTTAAAAAAATGTTCTCCAACGATATATCCTGTTTCGGGCATAATTCCTTTAATTGCAGAAAAAATAATTTTTCCTTTTAAAGGAGTGGTTAATTTATCGAGTTCTTCTTTTAAAAATGCAGATGGAATTGCAAAAATTAAGATTGTATAATCGTTAACGGTCTTATTAATATCATAGGATAAATCCAGTTGCTGTGGATGTAATTCTACAGAACTCAAATAATTAGGGTTGTGTTTGTTTCTTTTAATGTGCTCAACTGCATATGCACTTCTCATATACCAACCTGTTGTTTCCAAATTTTCCGATAACATTTTTACAATTGCTGTTCCCCAGCTTCCACCTCCTAAAACCGCAACCTTTTTGCTTTTATCCATTGCTTTATCCGATTGATTGTCTCAAAAGTAATAAAACTATCATCCATTGCCCAAAGGCTATCCCTAATTATTATATATCTTCTGTAAAAACTAAATTTTGATTAAAAAACACAAAATTTAGTTTCACTTCAGTAACCACTTCGGTTAGTCCATAAATTTTTTTCATTTGTTTTT
This window of the Flavobacteriaceae bacterium genome carries:
- a CDS encoding NAD(P)H-dependent glycerol-3-phosphate dehydrogenase, with protein sequence MDKSKKVAVLGGGSWGTAIVKMLSENLETTGWYMRSAYAVEHIKRNKHNPNYLSSVELHPQQLDLSYDINKTVNDYTILIFAIPSAFLKEELDKLTTPLKGKIIFSAIKGIMPETGYIVGEHFFKQYAIPYEDIGVITGPCHAEEVAMERLSYLTIACKDEAKAKAVSHCLKGRYIKTKISDDIIGTEYAAMLKNIYAIAAGISHGLGYGDNFQSVLMSNAIREMKRFIRKVHKMKRNINNSAYLGDLLVTGYSTFSRNRMFGNMIGKGYTVKSAMLEMSMVAEGYYATKSAYNINEQNGVNTPIINAVYHVLYGGKEAKKEFSKLTNKLN
- a CDS encoding S8 family serine peptidase; this translates as MTQKSFKKLIVCFFLVSSFSSFSQTRLQIEEIKKNYNLNKLSSLSETFKSNFLREKEKAIAMAIRKGWRIKYTNSNGTLYELMKVSEDGFPMYYKTDNSDAALSTRTNWLHNNGGLGLNLEGQGMTAYIWDGGLARSTHQEYDGAGGDNRYSIGDGTSTLSFHGAHVTGIIIASGVDAEAKGMTPQAKGIGHDWNNDESEITDAAANGMLLSNHSYGFALEDVSDWIAGAYISNSRNLDEILYNAPYYLNVTSAGNSGNDNTSNAVPLAGNASFDKLTGWSTSKNNLVVANAQDATINGDGTLNFVSINGGSSEGPTDDLRIKPDITGNGTSLHSTFESADNAYARISGTSMSSPNVCGSLLLLQQHYNNTQGVFMRAATLKGLALHTADDGSFTVPGPDATWGWGLLNAKKAAETITDRGLLSEIRELELSQGETHTLTVKADGVNPLIASISWTDVPGTAVSGVANDGTPVLVNDLDIRVSNTTGTFMPWRLTSVNTNDKGDNIVDPYERVDVGVGSGDYTITVTHKGTLTNGSQRFSLIVTGISSDFTIATTTSAVDTCTSGNALFNFNYRQSIPTTTNFTAENLPTGMTANFSTTSLSADGNFTVTFENLDGLDPGTYSVDIVGNNGNISKRETVQVRIFKDDFTNHPVVLSTPADGEREVSMSQTPLTWQNNINAQSYLVQVSDTPSFSTIIASGNETDTDFIATGLSEDTVYYWRVKPENTCGTNSSFSEIRSFQTGIANCSYTYTATDFSSGFVGGLEANEIASVPIAVTDNIVIDKLTASVTINHTNVSNLRVFIQEPNALGSNNIYFLNNPCDGTDNIDATFDDDGSVLSCSPLAPAITGTIAPAEKLSAERGKNAMGTWFIAMRDLVADDGGNIAAASITICTKEPNSSPPAFTSNVLTAVANASETIMATHMEATTASETAAQQVYTLVVAPALGSITKNGIPIIVSDTFTQEDINLGRMAFTNSQTSVFNDEFKVDILNGTNGWLPNQTVSISATASLDSFDLGSISVFPNPSTGEINVSVDTSLNDAMVLQLYDLQGRLIYASKDNTITTGFFSKKIDVNAISNGIYLLKIKQGNKAGIKKVIISK
- the truB gene encoding tRNA pseudouridine(55) synthase TruB, which translates into the protein MTAEDYKEGQVLLINKPLYQTSFQVVNKIRWHIKQRFNIRKIKVGHAGTLDPLVTGLLIICTGKQTKNISKYQSEVKEYIGTITLGGTTPSFDLETEVDQKYPIDHIHSDFIYETAQKFIGRIQQKPPIFSAVKKDGKRLYELAREGKTVDIEPRKVTISEFEITTIELPKIQFRVVCSKGTYIRSLANDFGKALQSGGHLSELQRTKIGDFSVTSAISLDGFIKNLNEFKA
- a CDS encoding DUF3098 domain-containing protein yields the protein MNTKNNKPEFLFGKKNYQFMFIGIAIIALGFILMAGGGSDDPEIFNEAIYSWRRIRLAPTLVIIGLGVEIYAIMLKLKK
- a CDS encoding FtsX-like permease family protein, with the protein product MSSKFDSYQKRRLRSSYFSVVVSIALVLFMVGILSLVLLKSTKVANLFKEQVAITLFLKKGLTKNNIENLKASLEKEKFTRKIVYITKEEAAKTYRKEIGEDFLIFLGENPLKDGIDVYVKAEFVTPSKMLELEKKFKENAFVSEVSYDKPLIRLLTKNIQKISFWLLVISSFFGLISIILINSSIRLSIYSKRFNIKTMQMVGATKNFIRKPFIWNSIKLGFLGAILALAGISFIIYYLDKEIPGLALTEDYITLSYLAGGVLIMSFLISWISTFFATQRFLNLQTNELYY